In Populus trichocarpa isolate Nisqually-1 chromosome 7, P.trichocarpa_v4.1, whole genome shotgun sequence, the following proteins share a genomic window:
- the LOC127905521 gene encoding LOW QUALITY PROTEIN: uncharacterized protein LOC127905521 (The sequence of the model RefSeq protein was modified relative to this genomic sequence to represent the inferred CDS: deleted 1 base in 1 codon), with amino-acid sequence MDIAGRLATIQQEIGQVENEKLQREQMLGLFWEHMPAIDPSLIRGRMLAIQNQIQALENRKRALLLEQQELLVQAATRDPPKD; translated from the exons ATGGATATCGCTGGAAGACTTGCAACAATTCAGCAAGAAATAGGTCAGGTGGAAAACGAGAAACTCCAACGAGAGCAAATGCTTGGTCTCTTCTGGGAACACATGCCGGCGATCGATCCAAGTCTCATACGAGGA CGTATGCTGGCTATACAGAATCAAATCCAAGCCCTCGAAAACCGAAAGAGGGCCCTCCTTCTCGAACAGCAGGAGCTTCTTGTTCAGGCTGCCACACGTGATCCCCCgaaagattaa